TTAACAATATGACCGTCGTCAGCGTCTCCATGCCGGACGAGCTCTTAGAGCGTATCGACGAGTTCGCCGACGACCACGGCTACACCGGTCGCAGCGAGGTCGTCAGGGAAGCGGCGCGCAACCTCCTCGGTGAGTTCGAGGACAAACAGTTGGAGGACCGCGACCTCATCGGCGTCGTCACCGTGCTCTTCAACTACGAGGAGACCGCCGTCGAAGAGCGCATGATGCACCTCCGCCACGAGCACGAGAACCTCGTGACGGCGAACGTCCACAACCACGTCGGCGACCACTACTGCATGGAGCTCTTCATCCTCGAGGGGAGTCTCGAAGGCATCTCCTCCTTCGTCGGCCGCGTCCGCGCGACCCGTGACATCCTCAGCGTCGACTACTCGGTCATCCCCGTCGACGCCTTCCCCTACAGCCAGTAACCCAATAGATTTCTCTGGGAGCGCACACACAATTAAGTTCGCGCGGGGGGTTTACACGCGTGGGAACTCACGATGGCGAAGCTCACCGTTCGCATCCTCGACACGGGCGTCTCCGGCGAGGACCGCGACCAGGCCGAACGCGCGCTCCACACTGCCGCCGACCGACTTCCCGACGGTTACCTCGCCGTCGGCGACACCGTCACCTACGACGGCGACCGGCCGAACACCGCCGACCGAAGCGCCCTCGACGCCGCCGTCGACGGCTGGCTGAAAGACCGATTCTCACCGGACGAAACCCGGAATACGACCTTCCACGTCCTCGTCGACGCCGGGCCGACGCGCCTCGCGAGCGACGCCCTCCGCACCCGCTCGGTCGGTCCGGCGCTCGCCGCCGGCGTCTGCACGCGCGTCGCCGGAATCGCCGGCGACGACGGCTACGCCCACGGTCTCGCCTACACGAACACGTGGGTCGACGCCTTCGTCTCGCTCGCCCCCGTCCCCTACTCGCCGAAACGCGCTATCCCCGTCACCGCCATCCACGAGCTCGGCCACTCGCTCATGGCGGGTATCGACGCCGAGAACGAACACTACCTCGGCGAACAAGCCTACTACGACGCCGACGAGACGCACGCCCACGTCACCCCGATGACCTACTGGTACGACGACCAGCTCTCCACGTGGGCGCGCAACCCGAATGAGGTCGAATCCACCTGTCCCGTCGACCCCGCCGACCTCGACCGCGCCGTCGAGGCGTACAGCGACCGCACAGTCGACGCTATCACCACGCACGTCGACGCCCACTACGACTAACTCCGCCACTGACGCCCGGCGACAACGCGCTACGACCCCGGCGACGCCTCTGCGAGCCTTCCTCACCCGACACTCGCTCTCGCTCCCGACATTGCCCGCGACAGCATTTTGCGCCGTACTCGCGTCGAGCGGCGTCGCGTGGCGATGGCTACGCGGCGGTGGAGGACGGAGAGAATCCGTATCGTTACGCGGGGAGCGAGTCGATGTCGCCGTCGATCTTGACGAACCCGTAGCCGCAGTCGGTGCAGAACCACTTCGTCTTCAACCCGAGGTGGAGGTGGGTCGCGGCCGCGCGGTAGAACTCCTGTTCCGCGTCGCAGTCGGGGCACTCCCGTTCCAGTTCCGTAGCCATACTCGCTCCTCTGGCCGGCGCGTACGTTAACGTACTGGTTCGACCGGCCGGTACTGTTCACATGAGGCGATTGTGACGGGAGAAACGTCGGAGCCGTCGTTTCCGAAACCCCCCGACTGCTCGGCGGCTGCGAACGCCGCTGCGCGCGGCCTCCGGCCGTGCTTGCGGGTTGGTTCGAGAGAGCGAAGCTCTCTCGTCATCACGAAAGGCGCTTTGCGCCTTTCGAACGATCTCGCTCGCCGAGCAGTCGGCCCCCTTTCGATTTCCAACCCCGCGGTGGTTGTGGCGATGGTCTATGCGTATCTGAACACCTCGGACCGACCACGCCGCCGCGCCGAGACCGCTCTGCACCGAACGCCTCCGCACCGCCCGAGCGACGCCACCACGAGTCGATAAACCGAATGTGGCGATATGGATATCTACTCGATGGGGAAGCGGAGGAGTGCGCCGACGCCGTCGAACCCGCGGACGAACCGCGCCCCGCGGTCGGAGTCCGCAGACACGACGACGCAGTCGCCGCCCTCGTCTTCCGCGCGCTCGCGGAGGTGCTGTCGGCGTTCCGCGTCCAGCGACGCCGCGACGAGGAGGGTATCGACCGCGCCGTACGTGAGCGCGTCGTCCACCGCGTCCACGCCGTACGCGACTGTTTCGTCGCCCACCCCGTCGAAGAACGCGTCCAGTGTCTCTCGAACCTCGCCGTCCGCGTCGAAGTCGTCGCGCGCCCGCTCCGCGAGTTCGCGCAGGCCCGTCTCGGAGGCGTGGTCGACGGGGTACGTGTCGAGGAGGCGGTCGGCGAGTCGATAGTCGAGCACGTCGGCGTCGCGGAACTCCTCGACCGTGATTTCGGTGCCGCCGAGCGCGAGGCCGTCGACGAGCGGGTCGGTGAACGCGTCCGCCGCGGCCGCACCGACCTCCGCGAAGAACGCGCGTTTCTGGGCCTCGCGGCGGCGCGCGAACCGCGCCGCCGACTGCCCGCCCTTCGAGTGCTTCCCCATCACGTCGCTGTCGACCCGCTCCACGGGCGTCACCCCGCCGTCCTCGTAGACGCCGAGCGCCGCGCCGCCGCGCTCCACCACCAGCAGGCCGTACCGCCCGCCGCCGCGTTCTGCGGCGTCGAGCGGCTCGGTCACGAACGCGTTCTCGACCGCGTAGACCCGCTCGCTGACTGGCCGGTCGAGGTCGTCGAACACGAACTCCGTCAGGCTGCCGTCGACGACGCCCGCGTAGACCGCGAGGCCGCCGTCGGGGATCTCCGTATACTCGTGGAGGCGGTGGCGCACCGCACCGAGCGCCTCCACGACGGGCTCGCTCGCCGACTCGTCTAAGTATTCGGCCGCCGCGTGGTCTTCTTCCACGTCCGCTAGCGCGGCGTTCAAATCACCGTCCGGCGGGAGCGTGAGGGAGACGAGGCGGTTCTCGTCGGCGTCGACGGACCGGACGGCCGCGAGCCGATCAGCAAACGAAGCCATCGTCTCCCGTTATCGGACGCCGAGAAAAAGGTCTTCCCGCCGAATCGCCGTGGGACCGCGAACCTAGGGCGTGAGGCGCGTCGGGTCGCGCGGGAAGAGGATGGCTTCCTTGATGTTGTCGAGGTCGCAGACCTTCTGGACGAGTCGGTCGATACCGAGGCCGTAGCCGCCGTGGGGCGGCGTCCCGTAGCTGAGGCCTTCGAGGTAGAACTCGAAGTTCTCCTCCGGGACGTCGTTCTCCGCCATGACCTCCTTCATGACGTCGACGTCGTGCTGACGCTGGCCGCCCGAGGAGAGCTCCTGGCCCTTGTAGATGAGGTCGAACTTCCGGGAGGCGATGTCGTCGCCCTCGACGTCCTGCATGTAGTAGAACTTCTCGCCGGGGTAGCCGACGACGAAGAACGCGGGGTGGCCCTGCTCCTCGAAGTGCTGGCCGAGCAGGCGCTCGCCCTTCGTGTCGAGGTCCGTGGGGTCCTCGGGGAAGTGGCCGAACTGGGCTTCGAGGATGTCGAGGGCTTCGTCGAACGTGATGCGCGGGAAGTCCTCTTCCGGGACGGTGAGGTCCACGCCGAGCTCGTCGAGTTCGCGCTCGGCCTCGTCGGCGACGGCCCGGAGCGCGTAGCGCAGCGACTCCTCCTGAACGTCCATGACGTCGTGGTGGTCCTCGATGTAGGAGAGCTCGACGTCGAACATCGAGATCTCGGAGACGTGACGGCTCGTCGCGAAGTCCTCCGCGCGGAACGCCGTCCCGACCTCGTAGATCTTATCGAAGCCCGACGCCATCAGAATCTGCTTGTAGAGCTGCGGGCTCTGCGAGAGGAACGCCTCCTGTTCGTAGTAGACGACCGGGAAGAGCTCCGCGCCGCCTTCCGCGCCGCCCTTCGAGATTAAGGGAGTTTCGACGTCGACGTAGCCCTCGTTCTGGAACCACTCCTCCATCGCGTCCATCAGCTTCGACTTCAGCGTGAAGACCGCCATCACCTCGGGCTGGCGGAGGTCGACGCCGCGGTGGTCGAGGCGCGTGGAGAGGTCGGCGTCGACGTCCTTCGAGATTTCGAGCGGGAGCGGCGCGTCCGCCTCGTCGATAACCTCCAGTTCCTCGGGGACGAGTTCGACGCCGCCGGGGGCCTGCCCGGACTCCGTGACCTCGCCCGTGACGCGGACGACGTCCTCTGCGCCCAGCTCCTCGGCCTGCTCGAAGAGCTCGGGCTCGCGGTCCTCCTTGAAGACGCCCTGAATGAGGCCGTCGCGGTCGCGGACGATGACGAACACCAGCCCGCCGAGGTCGCGGAGTTCGTGAACGTGCCCCGCGACGGACACCGTCTCGCCGTCCATCGCTTCCGTAATCTCACTCGTATACGTGCGTTCGATCATGAGTGGTCGGTTACCCTCCTCTATCTGACTCGGGCACTTGACTACTGCTATCCGGCGTCGACGGCCAGCCCCGACGCGCAGTTCCGGCCCGCTCCGGCGAGCCGCCTCCTCAGGCGGCCGGGCCGCCGGACCACTGACCCAGAGGAACCGACCGGGCGCGAAACGACCGGGCGTGTTCGCGGGAAACTCCTATGAGGCTTCCCGTCCCACTTCGAGTATGAGCGACGACCTCGTGCTGTACTCGCTGGACGGCTGTCCGTACTGTCAGAAAGTCCACGACGCCCTCGACGACCTCGGTCTCGACTACGAGACGCGCTGGGTGGAGGGCCTCCACTCGACGCGGAACGAGGTGAAGCGCGTGAGCGGGCAGCGCGCCGTGCCCGTCCTCGTCGACGACGACCGCGGCGTCACGATGGCGGAGTCCGCGAACATCGTCGAGTACGTCGAGAAGACGCTCGCGCCCGCGGTAGACGCATAGATGAAGATCTACACCGGCCGCGGCGACGAGGGGATGACGGACCTCCAGGACATGTCCCGCGTCTCGAAGACGAACCCCCGCATCGAGGCCTACGGCACCGTCGACGAGGCGAACACCGTCGTCGGGATGGCGCGCCCCACCGGCTACGACGACATCGACGAGTGGCTCTCCGGCGCGCAGAACCACCTCCACGTCATCCAGGCGGACCTCGCGAACCCCGACCCCGACGAGGACTCGCCCGTCATCACCGAAGCGCACGTCGACGAACTCGAAGCGTGGATCGACACCGCCGAAGCCGAACTGGAGCCGCTCACGCACTTCATCCTCCCCGGCGGGAGCGAGACCGGGTCGCGACTCCACCACGCCCGCGCCGTCTGCCGGCGCGCCGAACGCCGCGCCGTCACCCTCGCCGACGACGAAGACGTCAACGCCGCCGTCGTCGCCTACCTCAACCGCCTTTCCGACGCCCTCTTCGAGTGGGCGCGCCTCGTCAACGCCCGCGAAGGCGTCCCCGAACACCAGCCAACCTACTGAGTCCGCCGACACGCTTATTCTCCGTCCGGGTATACTGTCGCCTATGAACCAACACTTCAAAGACGCGCAACACCACCTCACCAAAGCCGCCGAAGACGCCCGACACGGCATCGAGGACGAACTCGACGACGTCGAAACCCGCGTCCGCGAACTCATCGGCAAGGAGAAAGACCCCGAGCCCTCCCGCGTCGAAAAACTCCAAGCGGACCTCAAGAACCTCGAACAGCGCGCCGAAGGCGAAGCCAAGAACGCCATCGGCGACGCCCGCCTCAAAATCGACGCCTACCGCAACTCCGAATAAGCACCCTTAAGGGTTCCCTCCCTCTACATCGAACTGTCCGGGTCGGTGGTCTAGTCCGGTTATGACGGCTCCTTCACACGGAGCAGGCCGGCGGTTCGAATCCGCCCCGACCCACTAATTCTGTCGCGAGTCACCGACGAGCGACGAATTCGTTCGGAGGGGCGATTCGAACTAGGGAGGACGCGCAAGCGGTAGCGAGCGCGTCCGACCGTAGTTGACGCGAGCGGAGCGAGCGTCAAGGACGAATCCGCCTCGACCCATGAACGTTCTCGACGAGCGATAGTGACCATGGTCGCGGGGAGCGGCACGAGTGGTTCGAAATCGGCCGTGACGAATCCGCGTCGGCGAAGCGCGTCTCTGGAACGACGAGGGTGACCGATAGCGTTGCTGTGGTGTTCGGTTAGCGTTCGGTGTGGTCGGGTTCGGGCTCGGGTTCGTCGGGGGCGGTCGGTGGTGGTGTGGCGTCGGGGGTTGGAAGGCGTTCGTTGCAGAAGGGGCAGTGGGTGGTGTTGACGAAGGTGTTGACGAGTCGGTCGCAGTCGGGGCACGGTTCCACGGGGGCGCTATCGGTCATGAACAACCGTTCGTGTCGGTGCCCCTTAGTTATTGCCTAGCCAAGGTGTTGTGTTGGTCAGTCGGCGTCGTGACCGGTGGCGTCGTCGAGGCGGACGGTGGGGGTGGCGTTCTGGGTCGCGTCGGTGGGGAGGAAGTCGGTGAGGGCGGTGGTGAGGTGGCGGCTGCCGATGATGGCGAAGCCGGCGAAGACGACGAGGAAGCCGGCGACGGTGAGGGGGGTGATGGTTTCGTCGAGGACGAGTGCGCCGCCGGCGGTGGCGGCGAGGGGGACGACGTAGAAGATGAGGTTGGCGTGGGTGGGGCCGGCGTCGTCGAGGAGGGTGAAGTAGGCGATGAAGGCGAGCGCGCCGGCGAAGACGCCGACGAAGGCGAGGGCGGCGAGGCCGGTGTGGGTCCAGGTGACGGCGTCGAGGGTCTGGCCGTCGGCGGCGGCGAGGGCGTGGGTGAGGAGTGCGCCGAGGGGGAAGGCCCAGGCGGTGCGCGTGGTGCTGGAGAGGTCGCCGTCGGCGCGGCGGATGAGGACGCTGCCGAGGGCGGCGCTGGCGGCGCCGCCGAGGAGGAGGAGTTTGCCGAGGCCGCCGGCGAGGAGGCTGTCGGGGGTGGGGTTGACGACGACGGCGACGCCGAGGAGGCCGACGGCCATGCCGAGCGCGGTGCGGCGGGAGAGGCGTTCGTCGTCGAGGAGGAGGGCGGCGAAGACGGGTGTGAGGATGGGGTTGAGGCTGAAGACGATCGCGCCGATGGCGCTGGTGGCGTACTGCTGGCCGACGAAGAGGAAGGCGTTGGTGAGGCCGACGGAGAAGACGCCGGCGGCGGCGATGGCGGCGAGGTCGCGGCGGCTGCGGGGGAGCAGGCTCCGGAGCGGGCGGGTGAGGAGGACGTAGGCGGCGAGGGCGACGGCGGCGACGTCGAAGCGGAGGGAGACGAAGAGGAGCGGCGGGAAGAACTGGAGGCCGTACTTCGCGGCGACGAACGTGCCGCCGAAGAGGAGGCTGGCGGCGAGGAAGGCGAGGGCGGTGCGGCGCGCGGCCACTACGCGGTCACCTCCGCGGGCGAGAGAGCGAGGAGTTCGTGCATACACGGATGGAGGGGCGTCAGGGGGATAGTGCCGTCCAGAAATCGTTTCGCGGGCGCGGCCGGGGCGGGCGGCGCGCGGGACGTTGCACGGCGTGCAACCCTTGCAGGGTGGAAAGCGATTTACCGCGAGGGCGAGGAAGGAGGAGTATATGGAGTCCGTGCTGGAGGAAGTGGAGTTTCTCGCGCGCTCGCCGAACCGCGTCGAGGTCCTGCGGCTGCTCGCGGAGGACCGGCAGACGCGGGACGAACTGGCGGCGGCGACGGGGGCGTCGCAGGCGACGCTCGGCCGCATCCTCACCGACTTCCAGGAGCGGTCGTGGGTGCGGCGGGCGGGCGCGCAGTACGTCGCGACGGCGACGGGTCGGCTGGTGGCGAGCGGGTTCACCGACCTCCTCAACATCATCGAGACGGAGCGGGAGCTCCGCGACATCGTGGAGTATCTGCCGACGCACGCGATGGATTTCGATCTGGGGCGGCTGGCGGACGCGACCATCGTGACGCCGAGTCAGACGCGGCCGGACGCACCCGTAAAACGCGTCGTCGACCTGATTCGGGACGCAGAGGCGGTCACGGTGTTCTCGCACGCGTTCAACAACCAGAGTCTGGAGGCCGTCGAAGCGCGCGTCGCGGCGGGCGAGCAGACGTTCCGCGCGGTCTTCTCGGAGCGCGCCATCGACGCGCTCGCGGACGACGCGCCGCTCCGCCGGCAGTTGGAGTCCCTCCTCGACGCGGACGGCGCGGAAATCCGCGTGCGCGACGAGGATATCCCGCTCGCCGTCACGACGGCGGACGAGACGGTCCACATGCTCTTGCGCGACGAGAACGGCGTGCTGCAGGCGTCGCTCGACACCGATGACGACGCGGTCCGGTCGTGGGCGCGCGACACCTTCGACCACTACTGGCGCACCGCGACGCCCCTCGACGCCGCCGACCTCGCCTGACTCGCGGTATTCCACTTACTGATTCGACTCATCGAGACGACTCATCAAGGGGGTTTTCGGCGAGACCGCCGACGGGCGTCGACTTCTTCCGGGCGAGCGCGCAAGGACGAGTATGGACGTACTCGTCGCCGGCGCGCACGGGAAGGTCGGACAGCACGTGACCGAACTGCTCGCGGGGAGCGAGCACGGGGTTCGCGGGATGGTGCACGACCCGAAGTACGCGGCAGATATCGAGGCGCTGGACGCGGAGCCGGTAGTGGCGGACCTGACGGACCCGGTGTCGCTCCCGGACGCCGTCGGCGGGTGTGACGCGGTCGTGTTCGCCGCGGGGTCGAGCGGCGCGGACGTCTGGGGCGTGGACTGCGAGGGCGCGAAACACCTCGTCGACGCCGCGGGCGACGCGGGCGCGGACCGCTTCGTGATGTTGAGCGCGATGAACGCCGACGCGCCCGAGGAGGGGCCCGAGGAACTCCG
This sequence is a window from Halocalculus aciditolerans. Protein-coding genes within it:
- the nikR gene encoding nickel-responsive transcriptional regulator NikR yields the protein MTVVSVSMPDELLERIDEFADDHGYTGRSEVVREAARNLLGEFEDKQLEDRDLIGVVTVLFNYEETAVEERMMHLRHEHENLVTANVHNHVGDHYCMELFILEGSLEGISSFVGRVRATRDILSVDYSVIPVDAFPYSQ
- a CDS encoding DUF7838 family putative zinc beta-ribbon protein, producing the protein MATELERECPDCDAEQEFYRAAATHLHLGLKTKWFCTDCGYGFVKIDGDIDSLPA
- a CDS encoding Vms1/Ankzf1 family peptidyl-tRNA hydrolase, which gives rise to MASFADRLAAVRSVDADENRLVSLTLPPDGDLNAALADVEEDHAAAEYLDESASEPVVEALGAVRHRLHEYTEIPDGGLAVYAGVVDGSLTEFVFDDLDRPVSERVYAVENAFVTEPLDAAERGGGRYGLLVVERGGAALGVYEDGGVTPVERVDSDVMGKHSKGGQSAARFARRREAQKRAFFAEVGAAAADAFTDPLVDGLALGGTEITVEEFRDADVLDYRLADRLLDTYPVDHASETGLRELAERARDDFDADGEVRETLDAFFDGVGDETVAYGVDAVDDALTYGAVDTLLVAASLDAERRQHLRERAEDEGGDCVVVSADSDRGARFVRGFDGVGALLRFPIE
- the aspS gene encoding aspartate--tRNA(Asn) ligase — its product is MIERTYTSEITEAMDGETVSVAGHVHELRDLGGLVFVIVRDRDGLIQGVFKEDREPELFEQAEELGAEDVVRVTGEVTESGQAPGGVELVPEELEVIDEADAPLPLEISKDVDADLSTRLDHRGVDLRQPEVMAVFTLKSKLMDAMEEWFQNEGYVDVETPLISKGGAEGGAELFPVVYYEQEAFLSQSPQLYKQILMASGFDKIYEVGTAFRAEDFATSRHVSEISMFDVELSYIEDHHDVMDVQEESLRYALRAVADEAERELDELGVDLTVPEEDFPRITFDEALDILEAQFGHFPEDPTDLDTKGERLLGQHFEEQGHPAFFVVGYPGEKFYYMQDVEGDDIASRKFDLIYKGQELSSGGQRQHDVDVMKEVMAENDVPEENFEFYLEGLSYGTPPHGGYGLGIDRLVQKVCDLDNIKEAILFPRDPTRLTP
- a CDS encoding glutaredoxin family protein — its product is MSDDLVLYSLDGCPYCQKVHDALDDLGLDYETRWVEGLHSTRNEVKRVSGQRAVPVLVDDDRGVTMAESANIVEYVEKTLAPAVDA
- a CDS encoding cob(I)yrinic acid a,c-diamide adenosyltransferase — its product is MKIYTGRGDEGMTDLQDMSRVSKTNPRIEAYGTVDEANTVVGMARPTGYDDIDEWLSGAQNHLHVIQADLANPDPDEDSPVITEAHVDELEAWIDTAEAELEPLTHFILPGGSETGSRLHHARAVCRRAERRAVTLADDEDVNAAVVAYLNRLSDALFEWARLVNAREGVPEHQPTY
- a CDS encoding DUF7553 family protein translates to MNQHFKDAQHHLTKAAEDARHGIEDELDDVETRVRELIGKEKDPEPSRVEKLQADLKNLEQRAEGEAKNAIGDARLKIDAYRNSE
- a CDS encoding DMT family transporter gives rise to the protein MAARRTALAFLAASLLFGGTFVAAKYGLQFFPPLLFVSLRFDVAAVALAAYVLLTRPLRSLLPRSRRDLAAIAAAGVFSVGLTNAFLFVGQQYATSAIGAIVFSLNPILTPVFAALLLDDERLSRRTALGMAVGLLGVAVVVNPTPDSLLAGGLGKLLLLGGAASAALGSVLIRRADGDLSSTTRTAWAFPLGALLTHALAAADGQTLDAVTWTHTGLAALAFVGVFAGALAFIAYFTLLDDAGPTHANLIFYVVPLAATAGGALVLDETITPLTVAGFLVVFAGFAIIGSRHLTTALTDFLPTDATQNATPTVRLDDATGHDAD
- a CDS encoding helix-turn-helix transcriptional regulator, yielding MESVLEEVEFLARSPNRVEVLRLLAEDRQTRDELAAATGASQATLGRILTDFQERSWVRRAGAQYVATATGRLVASGFTDLLNIIETERELRDIVEYLPTHAMDFDLGRLADATIVTPSQTRPDAPVKRVVDLIRDAEAVTVFSHAFNNQSLEAVEARVAAGEQTFRAVFSERAIDALADDAPLRRQLESLLDADGAEIRVRDEDIPLAVTTADETVHMLLRDENGVLQASLDTDDDAVRSWARDTFDHYWRTATPLDAADLA
- a CDS encoding SDR family oxidoreductase; the encoded protein is MDVLVAGAHGKVGQHVTELLAGSEHGVRGMVHDPKYAADIEALDAEPVVADLTDPVSLPDAVGGCDAVVFAAGSSGADVWGVDCEGAKHLVDAAGDAGADRFVMLSAMNADAPEEGPEELREYLRAKAEADAYLRESDRTDTIVRPGALTDDPGTGRVRTGRDLDRGEGTIPREDVAETLVTALPMASTHGVTFEVLSGDDPIERALDDPVDDA